In Hippocampus zosterae strain Florida chromosome 3, ASM2543408v3, whole genome shotgun sequence, a genomic segment contains:
- the c2cd4a gene encoding C2 calcium-dependent domain-containing protein 4A codes for MWVVEKIRVSLESSALPAPSTEFSFKIGDIMFGDKSDKHPKMSLFPNVITPDNIPEFCIPPTIPSCPQELKNTDHSRAVRVAKASHCEKVEVEVVHHEALNPHIIQVESVDEGPYDGCSDEETTNADPQSQAALSLPHMAKAQTCYGFCTLLESPHTRRKESLFHSDPGSSPLLLPRSRSATCSKVTSPPLSSPSSFSLNSLSSRLSPRGHNLNWQGVADSDTTSSTESSPFSSPLLTRCPAKSSLFKALSHELLLSRNIRKAMVSRNNSLSTDEGSSTDNSPNVMRRASEGLGEGLPGCCRLAPPTIFPMDLTLHRERVMKEKTVPIGKDGSLRLSGEYCPDNQRLRVRLISADGLYPLSVDSKIINCSVSISLAPGKVQKQRSTVIRKSRNPIFNEDFFFDGISEEDLGVRSLRFKVVNKMSTLKRDYPLGSCDLPLSTLVTFNH; via the coding sequence ATGTGGGTAGTGGAGAAGATCCGCGTTTCGCTGGAGAGCTCCGCCCTGCCCGCGCCATCAACAGAATTCAGCTTCAAGATCGGCGACATCATGTTTGGGGACAAATCGGACAAACACCCAAAAATGTCCCTGTTCCCCAATGTCATCACCCCTGACAACATACCGGAGTTCTGCATCCCGCCTACCATCCCGTCGTGCCCGCAGGAGCTAAAAAACACGGACCACAGCCGAGCGGTTCGTGTCGCCAAAGCAAGCCACTGTGAGAAGGTTGAGGTGGAGGTGGTGCACCATGAGGCCCTTAACCCTCACATAATCCAGGTGGAGAGCGTGGATGAAGGCCCCTACGATGGCTGTAGCGATGAGGAGACAACAAACGCAGATCCTCAAAGCCAGGCTGCCTTGTCCCTCCCCCATATGGCCAAAGCTCAGACCTGCTACGGCTTTTGCACCTTGCTGGAGAGCCCACACACCAGGAGGAAGGAGTCTCTCTTCCACTCCGATCCGGGTTCCTCTCCTCTGCTGCTGCCCAGGAGCCGATCCGCCACCTGTTCCAAAGTCACCTCGCCCCCTTTGtcctctccttcctccttcaGCCTCAACAGTCTGTCCTCCCGACTCTCCCCGAGAGGACACAATCTCAACTGGCAGGGCGTCGCGGACAGCGACACGACGTCCTCTACGGAGTCGTCTCCTTTCAGTTCTCCGCTTCTGACCAGATGCCCCGCCAAGTCGTCCCTCTTCAAGGCACTGAGCCATGAACTGCTGCTATCGCGGAACATAAGGAAGGCCATGGTGTCCAGGAATAATTCGCTGTCCACAGATGAAGGCAGCTCGACTGACAACAGTCCCAACGTGATGAGGAGGGCATCGGAAGGCTTAGGTGAGGGCCTCCCCGGCTGCTGTCGTCTGGCACCCCCGACTATCTTCCCCATGGATTTGACCCTGCATCGGGAGCGGGTGATGAAAGAAAAAACGGTGCCGATAGGGAAGGACGGCAGCCTGAGACTCTCAGGGGAGTACTGCCCTGACAACCAAAGACTGAGGGTACGACTAATCAGCGCCGACGGCCTGTACCCTTTGTCCGTCGACTCCAAGATCATTAACTGCAGTGTCAGCATCTCACTGGCTCCGGGGAAAGTTCAGAAGCAACGCAGCACTGTCATCCGAAAGAGCCGCAATCCCATCTTCAACGAAGATTTCTTTTTCGATGGCATTTCAGAGGAAGACCTCGGCGTGCGCTCTCTTCGCTTCAAAGTGGTCAATAAAATGTCCACCCTTAAAAGAGACTATCCGCTGGGTAGCTGTGATTTGCCTCTTAGCACCCTTGTCACCTTCAACCATTAG